Proteins found in one Cricetulus griseus strain 17A/GY chromosome X, alternate assembly CriGri-PICRH-1.0, whole genome shotgun sequence genomic segment:
- the LOC113831726 gene encoding LOW QUALITY PROTEIN: melanoma-associated antigen 10-like isoform X2 (The sequence of the model RefSeq protein was modified relative to this genomic sequence to represent the inferred CDS: substituted 1 base at 1 genomic stop codon), with protein sequence MTDLVYVLIFKYQVKEPITKVEMLKIVSKEYKKQFHVIFMDASKCLYMLFGIDVKEDCAIRNSYVLVNSLNLTYEEKLSRGXRMPRNGFLIVILGLIFMKGNCASEESVWEFLNTVGVYDGDDHPIYREPGTFLTRALVQQKYLAYQQVPTSHPPSFEFLWGPKAHAEMTKMKGLEFLARINECDPLSFLFLYEEALRDEEERACAQSISPNRSSFTLMAEHAFPACTQTERIVFLMYALWLCKEQPKF encoded by the coding sequence ATGACTGATTTAGTGTATGTTCTGATCTTCAAGTATCAAGTGAAGGAACCTATCACAAAAGTAGAAATGTTAAAGATTGTCAGCAAAGAATACAAGAAACAATTCCATGTGATCTTTATGGATGCTTCTAAGTGCTTGTACATGCTTTTTGGCATTGATGTAAAGGAAGACTGTGCCATAAGAAACTCCTATGTCCTTGTCAATTCACTGAACCTCACCTATGAAGAAAAGCTGAGTAGAGGGTGAAGAATGCCTAGAAATGGCTTCCTAATAGTTATTCTGGGCTTGATATTCATGAAAGGAAACTGTGCTTCTGAAGAAAGTGTCTGGGAATTCCTGAATACAGTGGGAGTATATGATGGGGATGACCACCCCATCTATAGAGAGCCTGGAACATTTCTGACCAGAGCTTTGGTGCAACAAAAATATTTGGCATATCAACAGGTGCCTACCAGTCATCCTCCATCCTTTGAGTTCTTGTGGGGTCCAAAAGCCCATGCTGAAATGACCAAGATGAAAGGTCTGGAATTTTTGGCAAGGATCAATGAGTGTgatccactttcttttttatttttgtatgaagAGGCTTTAAGAGATGAGGAAGAGAGGGCCTGTGCCCAAAGTATCTCTCCAAATAGAAGTTCATTCACCCTGATGGCAGAGCATGCATTTCCAGCTTGTACCCAGACTGaaagaattgtttttttaatgtatgcaCTCTGGCTTTGCAAAGAGCAGCCAAAATTCTAA